One window of Candidatus Poribacteria bacterium genomic DNA carries:
- a CDS encoding DUF2283 domain-containing protein — protein MIKISYDKEGDVLEIKFSDDPASDSEYVEESGLVIDYDNSGNIVALEIISFSKRVKREQAVEALAI, from the coding sequence ATGATTAAGATTAGCTACGATAAAGAGGGAGACGTCTTGGAGATAAAATTCTCCGATGACCCTGCTAGTGACAGCGAGTATGTCGAAGAGTCGGGATTGGTTATAGATTATGATAACAGCGGCAATATAGTAGCCCTGGAGATAATCTCCTTCTCCAAGAGGGTCAAAAGGGAACAGGCTGTGGAGGCCTTGGCTATCTGA